TAATTACACAATTTCCTATTTAATACCTTTTGTTAATAAATAATTTTAGAGCTTTCCCTCTATTTTACTAATTTTACACTAAGTAATAAACAAACTTATTAACAATGGACAGAATACCTAGCGTTGATCTAAGAGATTTCTTATCTGAAGATGAAAGTAGAAAGCAAAAATTTATAAAGGAAATTGGAAATGCATATGAAACTATAGGTTTTGTTGCTTTAAAAGGTCATTTTTTGGACACTACACTAGTTGATAATTTATACGCACAAATCAAAAAGTTTTTTGATTTACCTGTAGAAACTAAGCAGAAGTATGAAATTCCTGGTATTGGCGGACAACGTGGGTATGTTTCTTTTGGAAAAGAAAGTGCAAAAGGTAAAAAAGAAGGTGATTTAAAAGAATTTTGGCATTTTGGTCAATATGTTGAAAATAACCCTACTTTAGAAAAAGAATATCCTGCAAATGTAAATGTAGAAGAATTACCAGAATTCAATGAAGTTGGTAAACAAACCTACAAAATGCTGGAAAAAACTGCTAAATATGTATTACGATCTTTGGCTTTATTTTTAAATCTAGATGAAGAATACTTCGACAATCATATCTTAAATGGTAATAGTATTTTAAGACCTATACATTATCCGCCTATTCAAGAAGAACCAAAAGGAGCTGTTAGAGCTGCTGCTCATGGTGATATAAATTTAATTACACTTTTAATGGGAGCTCATGGTAAAGGATTACAAGTTCAAAACCATAACGGAGAATGGATAGACGCAATAGCTGAACCAGACGAATTAATGATTAATGTTGGAGACATGCTTTCAAGGCATAGTAACAATAAATTAAAATCTACAATTCATAGAGTAGTAAATCCTCCTAAAGAACTTTGGGGAACGTCAAGATATTCTATTCCGTTTTTTATGCATCCTGTTTCTGAAATGAAATTAGATGTTTTAGAAAATTGCATCGATGAAAACAACCCAAAACAATTTGAAGATATTACTGCTGGAGAATTCTTAAATGAACGTTTACGCGAATTAGGATTAATAAAATAGGCTGTTGGCTGTTGGCTGTTGGCTGTTGGCTGTTGGCTGTTGGCTGTTGGTAAAAATATAAATACAAAAAGTCTCACAACTATATACCTTAGACTTTAAATAAACTATGGATTTACAAGATCAATTAAAAAACCTTTTTCCAGATCATAAATTTGAGGAACCAAAACAGGAAGAAAAGCCTGATGTTTGGTTACAAGACGAACCTTTACTATGTAAATATGAAAAACGTAAAGGTAAACCTATTACGATTATAGATGGTTATAATGGAGCTATAGAAGATTTTAAAAAGCTAGCCAAAGAAATAAAAACTAAATTTTCTGTTGGGGGTAGTTTTAAAGATGATAAGATTATAATTCAGGGAGATTATCGTGATAAAATTATGGAACTGTTAAAAGAAAAAGGATTTAATGTTAAGAGAGTTGGTGGTTAATGCTTTAGAAGTATTAACCATTTTTGTTAAAACGCCTATAACCAATTTTTGAAAAATCATTTTTTTAACAAAAAAAACAATAATCATCTAAAAATTAAATCAAAACAAAATAATATTCTCAGTATATTGTTTTTTTCACTAATATTGGAATGCATTTTTAAGTTCCTACATATGAGCACTTATTTACATATAACTAATGGTGATGTTACAACCGAAATTTTAAATAACTTAAAACTTGATGGTGAAATTATTACCTGGAGAGAAATGTTGTGTGAAGGAAAAACAACTACAGATGTTGGTAGTGAAGATTTTTGGAAAGTCCGTTTTGATTTTTTAAACTCTGCTTATAAAGTAACTAAAAAAACTTTTATAGATTTTACACTAAAGGAATACAGAAACCTTTGTAAACAAAATCAAGATGAAATTATTTTGTGGTTTGATCATGATCTATTTTGTCAAATTAATCTAGTTGCTGTAGTCAGCTGGCTTAAAAAATATAGAAAGGGTAGAAAAATAACTTTAGTTCAAACTGATATTAGTGATAATTCTCAAAGTAGATATGGTTTTTCTGGAGTTTCAAAAGAAAACTTAATAAAACTGTATAATGAAAGGGTAACACTATCACAAGATGATATTGAATATGCTGATTATATTTGGCAATTGTATTGTTCTGACAGTCCTTTACGATTAGAAACTGTACATAAATTCAACCCTTCTTCTCCTTTTATATATTTAACTGATGCTATAAATGCACATTTAAAACGTTTTCCTTCTATGGAAAATGGGTTAAATAATGTTGAAAATACAATTCTTAATACTGCCAATACCTTAAACTTAAAAAATGAAAATGAATTAGTTCGTTCATTATTAAACAATCAAAAAATTTATGGTTTTGGAGATATACAGTATAACAATAAAATAAAAGAGCTAAAAAAGCTTTTTTCTTCATTAAATCCTGTGAAACTTAGTGAAGATGGTATTAAAGTACTTCATAATCAATTAAACTTCTATAGAGAATTACGTTCTGATTTTTCGTATCTTGGCGGGTCTAAAAAGTACAGTTATTTGTATGTAAACGCTACAGACAAGCTACTGAAATTATAACATCTTAATGAAGATTAAAAATTCTGAACTTATTTTAAATAATGATGGTAGTATTTACCATTTAAATTTAAAACCTGAACATATTTCAACAGACATCATATTTGTTGGAGATCAATATAGAGTAGAAAAAGTAACTAAACACTTTGATTCTATAGAATTTACTACTCAAAAAAGAGAATTTAAAACAACTACTGGAGTTTACAAAGGAAAACGAATTTCAGTAATTTCAACAGGTATTGGCCCTGATAATATTGATATTGTTTTAAACGAACTTGATGCCTTAGTAAATATTGATTTTGAAACTCGAGAAATCAAAAAAAATCACACTCAATTAAATATTACACGTATTGGAACTTCTGGTTCTTTACAAGACGATATTCCTGTAGACAGCTTTTTACTAAGTAGTCATTCTATAGATTTAAACGGTATGTTACAAGCTTATGACTTAAAAGATATTGCACATCCAGATATTGAAGAAGCATTTGTAAAACAAACCGATTGGTCGGAAAGAAAAGCTTATCCTGTAGTAATTGCTAATTCTGAAGAGCTAGCTAATAAATTAAGTTCTGAAAAAACTCATCAAGGAATTACAGCTACTGCTGGTGGTTTTTACGGACCTCAAGGAAGAGTTTTACGATTACAACTTCAAGACCCTAATCAAAATTCTAAAATTGATAATTTTTCATATCAAAACCATAGAATTACCAATTTAGAAATGGAAACTTCAGCTATTTATGGACTTTCAAAATTATTAGGTCATCATGCATGTTCTATGAATGCAATTTTAGCCAATAGAGCAAATGGAACTTTTAGTGAAAACCCAAGTGTAGTTGTAGAAAAATTAATTTTGTATACCTTAGATAAATTAGTTGAATAAATGTTGAATTTAAAAGTTGGTGGTGTTCCTGAACACTTTAATTATCCATGGTACATCACTTTAAAAAATAAAGAATACACCAAACAAAACATCAATTTACGTTGGCAAGATTTCCCTGGTGGTACAGGAGCAATGTGTAAAGCTTTGCGTGAAAAAGAAATTGATATTGCAATTGTTTTAACTGAAGGAATTATT
This genomic stretch from Tenacibaculum jejuense harbors:
- a CDS encoding isopenicillin N synthase family dioxygenase gives rise to the protein MDRIPSVDLRDFLSEDESRKQKFIKEIGNAYETIGFVALKGHFLDTTLVDNLYAQIKKFFDLPVETKQKYEIPGIGGQRGYVSFGKESAKGKKEGDLKEFWHFGQYVENNPTLEKEYPANVNVEELPEFNEVGKQTYKMLEKTAKYVLRSLALFLNLDEEYFDNHILNGNSILRPIHYPPIQEEPKGAVRAAAHGDINLITLLMGAHGKGLQVQNHNGEWIDAIAEPDELMINVGDMLSRHSNNKLKSTIHRVVNPPKELWGTSRYSIPFFMHPVSEMKLDVLENCIDENNPKQFEDITAGEFLNERLRELGLIK
- a CDS encoding DUF1835 domain-containing protein, producing MSTYLHITNGDVTTEILNNLKLDGEIITWREMLCEGKTTTDVGSEDFWKVRFDFLNSAYKVTKKTFIDFTLKEYRNLCKQNQDEIILWFDHDLFCQINLVAVVSWLKKYRKGRKITLVQTDISDNSQSRYGFSGVSKENLIKLYNERVTLSQDDIEYADYIWQLYCSDSPLRLETVHKFNPSSPFIYLTDAINAHLKRFPSMENGLNNVENTILNTANTLNLKNENELVRSLLNNQKIYGFGDIQYNNKIKELKKLFSSLNPVKLSEDGIKVLHNQLNFYRELRSDFSYLGGSKKYSYLYVNATDKLLKL
- a CDS encoding nucleoside phosphorylase, whose product is MKIKNSELILNNDGSIYHLNLKPEHISTDIIFVGDQYRVEKVTKHFDSIEFTTQKREFKTTTGVYKGKRISVISTGIGPDNIDIVLNELDALVNIDFETREIKKNHTQLNITRIGTSGSLQDDIPVDSFLLSSHSIDLNGMLQAYDLKDIAHPDIEEAFVKQTDWSERKAYPVVIANSEELANKLSSEKTHQGITATAGGFYGPQGRVLRLQLQDPNQNSKIDNFSYQNHRITNLEMETSAIYGLSKLLGHHACSMNAILANRANGTFSENPSVVVEKLILYTLDKLVE
- a CDS encoding translation initiation factor, with protein sequence MDLQDQLKNLFPDHKFEEPKQEEKPDVWLQDEPLLCKYEKRKGKPITIIDGYNGAIEDFKKLAKEIKTKFSVGGSFKDDKIIIQGDYRDKIMELLKEKGFNVKRVGG